One segment of Thermococcus sp. DNA contains the following:
- a CDS encoding ATPase yields the protein MRLVLKPLFEAELTPDFAEVIRSKLLGKEVKTGEEIVVELIGEPLRFKVLLAEPSPLKVTDSTKIEFSTGDLDVVNVEFEKEIEDVITFGKGFVVVLGNEVVVLSKDGQKLYSEEFKPLKGIRVTEDSVVVIHGSGIKIIRP from the coding sequence ATGAGACTCGTTCTCAAGCCACTCTTTGAGGCGGAGCTAACACCGGACTTCGCGGAGGTAATAAGGAGCAAGCTCCTTGGGAAAGAAGTGAAAACTGGTGAGGAAATCGTTGTTGAGCTTATTGGAGAACCCCTAAGGTTCAAGGTTCTACTTGCTGAGCCGTCCCCCCTCAAGGTGACTGATTCCACGAAGATAGAATTCTCGACGGGAGACCTTGACGTAGTTAACGTGGAGTTCGAGAAGGAAATTGAGGACGTTATAACCTTCGGGAAGGGTTTTGTTGTGGTTCTCGGAAACGAGGTTGTGGTTCTCTCAAAGGACGGGCAAAAGCTTTATAGTGAGGAATTCAAGCCCCTTAAAGGGATTAGAGTAACCGAAGATTCGGTGGTGGTAATTCATGGCTCGGGAATCAAAATCATTAGACCTTAG